tgatgtcattttcatttttaaatatggaCAGCTACTCATGTACACAAAAAAGTGGAAGTGTGACCCGGTGTCTCACCTAATGAAGCCAGGTCCTGTGTGGTGAAGGACAGGTCCAAGGAGTTTGGTCTCTCTGGTCTGCGAACTCTGGGCTGCCTAAGCAGGGACTCTTCTCGCATGGTGACCGTCACCGGGAGGTCCGGGGCACCGGAAGCGAGTCCCGCGCTATCTGTCGGGGGCCCCGTCGGAGCCCCGCTTCCTCCTTCCATGTCCTCGTCTCCGCCTCCTTCGCTTTCGCCTCCGCTCTCATCGTGGCcagtgttgctgttgttgttgttggtatTGGGTCGAGCCGAGCGCAGCGCGGCCACGCTCGAAGACGCGTCCCTGGGATCCGGCTGCTCACGGCTTAGAAGCGGCTCGTGTTCGTCGGGGCTGGCCGTGATGATGCCCAGGCTGAGTCGACTGTCATCGGACTGTAACACTCCGTTTCCGTTGGGAACGCCGGATCCTACGAATCCTGCATTTCCGCCAATGGCCGCAGAAGAAACAAGCCCGCTGTTGTGACCGTTGATGGCGCAATTAATGCTGCCGTTAGCGTGCACGTCCCGTAGGGCAGGTATATTATTTATGCCCGTGCCCCGATGAGCTTCTGTATCCACGTTTGGGCCCGTTACCGCACCGCCGTTAATCTTTGATCCCTCCACCTGCCGAAGGTTGGACTTTCCCGATCGTCCAAACTTGAACCTGAGCGAAGAGGACGACGAATCCTTCTTGGCTGGCTTGCTACGCAGGGACAAGCTCGACGGCCTTTTGGGCAAATTCTGCTGCTTAGGCAGAGGGAAAACGGCGGCAGGTATGGGGGCGGATGGTTCGGCCGTACCCGAGGCTTCGCTCGCCATCTTGATGAGAGGGTAGAGCAAGCTGGAACTACCCGGGCTTAGCGGGTCTGGCGAGCAGAACTGCTTTTGCGAGTGTTCCATCAGGTTCTCGTCCGAGCTTTCCTTCAGGTTCTTGTCCACCTCTTTGGGGTCAAGCTTGGTGGTCTCCAAGTCGTCCTGAGTTAGGTGGAGGCAAACGGGGACCGTGTTGCAGCCCGTTGGCCCCTCAGACTCAGAAATGATAGTGGTGGTTGTGGTGGACTCTGAGGGGCTCCCTCTTAGACCCAAGCAAGCCCCACTAGTGCTGCTACCCTCTGGGCTGGGCAGGCGGGCCTGAGCTTGCTGCTGCCGTTCTTGGTTGATGGAGTTCCTGTTCCTCTCCCCGGTCCCACCCCCGATTCGGACACCTGCGGAACTCGTAGTATCGGCCTGCGCGTTTTTGGCCACGCCCTCATGCTCTTCAATATAAGTGGAGGAGTGATCAGCATATGGGCCAGACTTGGGTGTCACGCGGTTTCTAGATGGAAACGGCGGGAAAGTATTTCTGGTTTTAAagagcaggcaggcagacaggcattTCATTGAGAGGAGAACCTTAATTAAGATTTTTACCTCTCATTGTGCAGAGTGGTAGACATAGGGTTGAGCTTGGGGCTGACGGATTTGGAGCGGTCCCAAATGAGGAGCAGCTCGGCCACCCGTTCATCGGCACACTGGGCTGTGAGGCGGGCTTCCGCGTCCTGGTCCCAGCAGTCTTCCATTGTCTCTTTCAGAGAGCGAACAGCCTGCCAGAGAAGAGATGAGTCGCATTGTAATTGCCAGAATACTCATCGTTCTCAAACTGGCTTTAGAGTCCGCAAAATATTTTGCAAATACTTCCTTTCCTATTTATCCTGTGTCTCACTGGCATCAAACCTTTtacttgaatgatttttttttgttttcaattttttgaTATACTCCTATTTGTGTTTCCGACTCAGACGTTCCATACGCACATACCAAGCTGTTTTCTTTCCAGGCCTCTGGAAATTTGGGCCGCTGTTTCTCCcttgacaccagcacttgcatGTCCTCGAACGTCGGGTGGTTCCCGACCTCTGCCTGGAAGGCCATCTGGTACTCTGGTACAGATTCGCCTAAAGGTGGTAAGGTCAGGAGGAAAGATGTGCAATTTAGGGGCTGTTTTTTTATGCTCatactatataaaaaaaatgcatctgtaCATGAGTGAAGTCTTACCGGGGAAAATGTCTGTACATCTCATGAAAGTCTCCCAGTAGACCAGGCCCAGAGCATACATGTCCACCTGTTTCAGCGCAGACTCACAATCCCTCAGATTGACTGCTCCTTCCAGCACCTCTGGGGCCATGTAGCGGATAGTGCCCACCTACAAGGCGGTTAAGAAtgagagaaaacaaaatgagtcCTTATTGCTATACTCCACTACCATCTCTTTCATTAAATTCTCCTTCGAGTACCTGTAACTAACTAGGAGTCTGCTCTCACCTCACTGATAGCAGCGTTATCTTCCTCGCCGTGGCGTGTTGGCCTGTTACCCGTCAGCTTCATGGACAGCCCAAAATCGATGATTACACAAGTGCCGTCGGCCTTAACGAGAATATTCCGACTGTTCAGGTCCCTGTGGGACACTGCTGGCTTGTACATGTCtttgaaagaaggaaagaagaaatGCGATATAAAATTCCAGACAATGCCGTGGCGGTTAGGCTGTTTCTATAGTTCACTGGGTTGGATAATAGTGACCGATTAGAACAAAATACAATATAGATCACCACTTGAAAAATGAACAGGTTTGGCACCATTAGTTAGTAAACGCACGGTGGTACCTTGCCCTAACTTGAGAGGTTCCGTATTGAACCACAAAGCTTCAAACAAATCCTCTCATATCGCTTCCTCTTGACATTCTATCGAAACAAAATGTACAAGctgctaaaaaagaaaaatcgatAAAAATTAGATTTATTAATATGGTCATACTGCCTAATATCCCCTGCCTGAGCAATCTTACTGACTAGAAATACTGAATCCATTTTCCTGATCGCAGCTCCACCAACAGCGGGCAACTCGTCCTTCCTTTCTACTTTTCGCCTGTCACTTGCTGTCCCGGCTTGTAAGCCTCGCTGACACTGTGATGAGCACCCCTGCTGATTCCGAAGAATGAGGAGGGCCAAAGGAGTTGCAGCTCTGTTTAGCTGTCACTTCTGCCTACCAAGAATGATTTCACTAAGCCTGGGGAATATTCACATCAGCTCACTTCAACCTTCTCTCCAATTTTCCTTGAATCTATAATTAGGCCCGGGTACACGGAGCTGTACTGTGCAGGCAGGAAGACAGGAATTTCCAAATAAGTCAAATAAAACTggctaaaagagaaaaaaaaatcttgctctAAAATGCTCGTAGGTCTAAAAACCTGTGGGTGTGATTTTTCTGCCAGCTCACCTCCTTTGAAGAGTTGCGTGTGCATGTATGCCAATCCACGAGTGACAGAGTGAGCAAGCCTGCATGTGTTGACCCAGTCGTTGGTCTGAATACTCAGGTAGCGGCTTAGAGATCCCTAGGgtaaaagacagaaaaaaagaagcacCGATGGGAAACTGATGAGGCGGAAAAAGTCAATTCAATCGTAAGTATAGCACTTAAGCTTTGACAAAACGAGATGTGACGTGCGGAGGGGATTGCTGAGTCTGTGCCGCCACTTCAAAACAAGTGACAAGCTGCTTCACCACATCCAAGTGATGACACAGGTTGTTTATCAGAGCAAATAATTCAGCTTTTATTATACTTCGACTTTTTAATGGTAGCTCTTAAAACCCTCAATGTCATGTTTTAGTTCTATTTGATCATGAACTGCTTCCTTCTTAAGGCTCACTGAGCAGCGAAGTAACCTTCGTGATGGTTCGCTCATGGCctgaatgttgatttttttatggCAAAGTCCTTTCAAAGTCGCAAACTGTCGCAAAGACGTAATTAATAGTGtcaactgtttttcttttgtcaagAAAAACTGTGTACAACTATTTGCAACCTTTTAGAATCCCTGACAAAATAGCAACATTAGCTACGTGCGCAAACTCTGGCAGTTGATTGAGATGCACACTTTGTCATTTCCTTACAATACTTTCCATGACCAAGAGGTGGCTTTGGGTTGTCTTCATAGAAAAAGGTACGTATATACAAACAACAGTGACTAAACTAGTCACTTCACTTACATGTGGGTAGTAATCCATGATCAGCAGGTACTCGGTGCGCCCCTCTGGGCCCGTGCGCTCATCAGCGCCCACAAAGCGGGCGATGTTGTCATGCTCCAGTAGTGGCAGCCGGTAGATGGAGCATTCATTTTGAAAGTTCTGTCGGTTGGCGGCTGTGAAGACCTTAACGGCGACAGGTCGTTCATCGAGGGAGCCGCAATAGACAGTGCCGTATCGACCCCGGCCgatcagctaaaaaaaaaaaaaagggaagggaagggggtGGGTGGTTTAATGGAAGGAATTCAATTCATGCCTCAAAAGCTGTCTGCCTTATTCCATGAATTGGATGGGGGACTGTGCACCACAGCATGACTGCTAAAATTACACATAACAAATATTCAAATTCAAATCAGAGGTATCTGCCTCCTGGGCTTCTTTTATTGGTGGTGAAGTGAAGttggtgaaaaaaaatggacaacgGTGCATTTCAGAGTGAGAATTGGATAATAGTGAGCCATCCATAGTCATATAAAAGTCATATCATTTGAATATGCTGTCGTTTCTTATGTGCATTCAGTTACTGGTGCTGTTTTCACCTCATCAGTTTGATAACAAGCATGCCTAGACTTGAAGCTTGAGGTGgtgttgtcattttgtaagcGTGTTTATCATTGTGGGTGGTAGTTCCAAGTTAATTTTTTGGAAGAAGTAAAAGGCGAAAACCATTCCTCTGGAGTCTGGAAAATGAACAATGGTGATTCCTCCTGTTCttaaatatatatacgtatatatccatatatatatatatatatacatatatatgtacatatatacgtacatataaaTATATCTGATTGGTACCTCTTATGGCCAGTGggtacttttgttttatttgatttaattattttaattcatttattgtGTGTTCTACAGGGTGTCTTGACACCAAGGTAAAAATACAACTTCAAACATCTTGATCCTTGTGTGGCTAGGTGGTTCTgataatggatagatggatctCCTTATACTTAATGAAACAAATCATTAAATTTgtttaatacatttttattgtgtttaaTCCATAAAGAAAATTTGCTAATTTTCCTGACACGTTACAGAATCACAATTTATGTCAATTTGAAGCAATGTTCTGTTTTTGAATAATCGTCAACATTggatgagttaaaaaaaattgttagtTGTAGCTTCAAAAGTGCAAATTCGACACCTAATTTGTGATCGGTATTGGCATTGGTATCAAATCAACAGCATAAAACCCGGATCAGAACACCACAAGAACTACCGTACTTAAACTGTGTTTATTATGGATGCCCCCCACGCAATTAATtctgccaaaatgttcaaactgaggAGTGTGGTGAAACTGAACAGCCTTGTAAATTGTCCCACTATGTGTTATATACAATAAGTGGCATGCTTTCTCTGTAGAACAAAAAACGGATGCTATTTCAGAAACAGACCTCGAGAAGCTTGAGATTATCCAGGTCCAAAGAGCTCTCAGAGGCAGCAGCTTCCATCATATTCAGATTGTGAAGACCTTGCTTACTATTTCctgggaaaaaacaaacaaaaaaaaaaaacatgcacacacaaagtaCTTTAAAGTAGGTCCTCTCAGATTCCATTTAATACAGTGATTACGGCTCCACCAAAGCATTTAACAAACTTAGCTACTGAATGTGGTCTGTTCTTGCTCTCAGTGTGGCGCCATGGAAACTCACCATGCATCATGCGGTAACCAAAGAAAGCAGCTCCCACGATGACGGCCAACACAAAGACGGTTGCCAGGGCAATGTTTATTGTCTCTTCATAGCGCGGGTCTGTGCGGATAACGGTTTAAAAATATTGAGCAGATAGAAAATGGCCACAACAAACCTACACAAATATATATCTGTATACAGCGCTTTTTGTTGGAGGACCTGCGGTTAAAACCAAGCTCTAACACTGAGTAGCACACTCTAGAATGCCttgattgttttgaaatttCATTGGACCCTGTATTTAAGACACTCTGTGCCAGAGGCAACCAAGCAGCCCCAGAACAAAACCAAGCCTTATAAAATTGATTTGCAAAATCAATAATGGATTGTAGAGGAGTGTAGTAATGGTaacattacctttttttttttagcacaagtAATAATGCATAAAATTGGGGCTTGGTATACTGTATAAATGTCTCACTGAATATCAcaagttataaaaaaaatcatatatttCACTTGACATAGAGCACATTTATATTTTTGGTAACTAAAGAAATACGCGACCAAGACGAGTAATTAAAGGCATTCGATGATATGAATGGCGAGTTAAAGTTAAATAAAGCCGTTACCTCAATAGTGGCAAGAATGAAAAGAAGTGCaaaaaaatgattacaaatTAAAACATGAGGTAAGAATGAATAAAAGTACAGAAAAACGCTTACAAATTAATACATGTTTTATAAACCAACATGCTGAAATCATTCATTCTGACTTCCTCCCATGTTTGCCTTGTCACCTGTCTGCTAAGTAGAACAGTCACCAAAGCACCCGCAGACTGATAACACAGACAGACGCCTTGCATTCCAAGGAATGCGGAGTGGCAACATAAATGGCAGCGTGAGTGCGTGTATGTATGTGCTCCGCCTCCTCAGACAGAACACACACTACATTTTATTCACTGCTCGATTAAGAGGAAGGAACAATTGACTATACAGCTGCTTGCCGAGCTTGTTAACGTTCCAAAGTATGAAGACTTCAATGCTGAACTgttagtgtgtctgtgtgtgtgtgtgtgtgtgtgtgcatacagaTTGGCTGTGCAGTGGTGGGAGTGGGAGTCGTCAAGTCTTCTGTGAAATTGACATTGCACATGTCAGTGCCGCAACAGCAGAAGTGGTAGGTCCCGTTCTGGGTCTGAGGCGAAAGATTGTTCACCACGCAGCGGTCATCGCGACATCCTTGGTGGTCTCCAAGGTGGGACCAACAACCTGGTTGGGGTAGACAATGACACAGATGTGGCAATATTACAAGGGGAGAATTTAAATCAAAGTGCCTGATTCTTAGGTTTACATATGTGTGCGTGCTTTATTTCATACATTGTAACTTGTGCCGCATGTTCTACCTTGTTTGACTAATCGGACTTCGCCCGGTGGACTTTTCTCCCACAAGCCGAAGCAATGGCTGCCCTTGGCACATCGGATGGTGGTATTCTCGGGCGAGACCCGACCCTCGCCCCCGGCCAATCGCTCCACCTccgactgctgctgctggtcAATGAAGGCACACTCTCGCTCTTCGCCCTGTGCCGCTAAAAAGAGAGACGAGATCATCATAAATCCTATTCAAAAGCGCACTGCTTTTGCCGAGCATCTAATAAGCAGTAGTGTGTTTTTATCGTTCGCCCACACCGCTACGtgttacaaaataaacaagacCGTGGACGCCGATAACATTATTCAGCACACAGTAAGTTTTATACTAACGCTATTTAAAAGTATGCTGAAAATAGCTCTTCAGGGTTACAAGCAAATGTATAACTGTTACCCATCCAGACATCAGACATTTCAACTCGGAGTTGCTCgactcaccccccacccccgcaaAAGTGCGCTTCTCTATTTTCAGTCAAAAATCGATGCAAATGTCAATTAAATTCTGTCCTAAAGGTCAGAACCCATATGGAAGCGCTCACACAGAAAGGACATCACAATCCAGCATGCTTGCAAGTGTAAACTCACAGGCGACACTAATCACAGACGTCAAACAGGCGTCATTCCATTGCTTACgcaaatattaaaaacaacaactaaaatATTCAAAACAGATGTAATGAGGTGCCAAACGCTTATTTCACTGGTGCAATacattattattcatattttgtAAACAGCACATTGCAGTGCTTCGGCGTGTGATGTTAGACAATCATATTTATTTCATAGTGGCACTTCAATTGGTAAAATCTGTTCATTTGTCGATTCCTTATTCCCAAATGGCCAAATTTTCTTCTAACGCCATATACAGTAACCAAAGACAAAAATCCTTCCTTCCATGAATCAATTTCCTTGACGACGCTTCAAAATTCCTGGAAATGTCCTGCTGAAGGGAGGGCTGGCGGACATCAGGATACATGCTGCAATGGAGGAAATATATAGGGACAATGGAAGGAAGTGACAACACCCGAGACAGTCAAACAAACACACGGACATTGTTGGCTGCTAGTGGTTTGACAAGAATTCAAAAGTTTCACCTATCCTTTGCACTAATTGGTTTTATTCCCGTCTCTTTtggaatgttaaaaaaatcatCTACTGTCATCATCTACTCTCCTGTACAGTACCGTGACCCGAGTCTCGAAATAAGCGGATTCTCATCACAGCTGCGAGTCGAATTTCGCATTGTGTTCCTAACCAAGCACATTAACATGCAACACGGCAAATGGGCGTTTATGTCGGAAAATAGATAGAGCTGCCAAATGTTACAAAATCCCTGAAAGCTAACACGGTATGCCCATAATACAATGAGAATTGAAAAAAATCCGAGGGCTTTTTAGATACGTATCTCGGCAGGAGGGGAACGCAGCACCCCCGGGGGGTCGCTCATAACTGATTTGGGGAGGAGAGCCTGGGTTAGGGTAAAAGCCTTTCCACCATACTGAAGCGTATTGCCGCGACGTGCGTATAAAGTGTGTATGATCAATGTGTTGTGCAATACAGATTATTCTATCGATGGATTTCGCACTTCCACATTACAAAAACTTCTATTCGAATTATTGTCCAAGTTATCATAGATCCAGAAACGCACAGCCTTGCAGCTTGTATTAAGTCACAGGCGAGGTGCTCAAGTGAAATATTTTTCTCATATttattgcccttttttttttctaaagaagaaataataagtTTAAGGTTAAAGTATGTTTAAAATTGCCACTCTGAAAGTGTTTCTGAAGAGTCAAATGTTGATCAGCTACAAAAAGAAACCAATTGGTTGTGCATTATTAAATTAATTGTAGTGAGCAAAAATATACCAGTAGTTTCCGAATACACAATTATTTGAGATCATTTTCAGTACGTGGTTCGAATGTTGAAAAATTTGACAGCTGCAGCCCTAAAACTCAACCGCCCAATTCGATCcttgaataaaaaacaaagcaaataaaCAGAAAAGCTCAAACTATAGCTGTGACCTTTTTGCAATTTCAACTTCAAGCGCATTTCTGCAGGTCAttggttgttgttgctgctgctttgACAAAATTCTTTCAATCTCTTGGGGACATTTCTGGTTGGCGGCCAATCCCAATGTTTATCTCTGATTGGCCATGGCAGCCTCTCCTCCCGGTCGTGCTCTGCGGAGCTTGAGCCCAGCTTCCACTGCTGTACTGGCAAACCCGGTCAAGCGTGACACGTGAGAGAGAAAGGCAAAGTCATATCAAAAGGCTGTGTGTGGCTCTCTTTCCAAGCTTGTTCATTGGACGATGACTGGCACTTAGTGGGCACCCCTTGGCCCAGATATTTGTTCAAACTCACCCCCTCCATCTCTCCCCCACTCTAGCCCAGTAACCCTCCTCCCCGGAGCTGGTGTTCCCGCCCTCCCCCACAAACAACCCCCCTTCCGCTCAGCCTCATTGGTGAATAACAACAAATCTAATCTGACCTTATTTGCCAAGGCCCAGAGGAGTCATGCAAGACAGAGCCGTTAGAATACTACAGGGTGTCCTTAAAGTCTGGACACATGGGCACTTGACGGCAATGTGGAGTTATTGGACTGAATTCACGGGAAGCTTGCAAAACGCAGCAATCGTGTCAGAAATCCTACTGAGGAGATTTGCAATTAAATCCTTTATAAGGATCCGTACGTATCTATGGAACTCCAATTAAAGAAAGTAAAGACAGTATTTTGGGTGATTACTCTTACCACTTGGATCTGACGTTCCTATTATTGCGGAAAGTCAAGCTATTTATTGATCAGCGCTAATCTACCTGCTGCAGCTTTTATTTGGGTGTGTTCTCGTTGCTGAGGTGGATTCAGGGGCCTTTGCTGACACCCCCGATATTCCAATCTTGTTTAAGGATGGCAGGGATGAAGTGGGGGCAAGTACGTACTTAATCCATGCCATCTGTTGTGTAACGACAACCACCCCCTAAAAGCGCCACCACTACtcagtctgtgtctgtctgggTCTGGTACGGTTAGGCTAATCCCAGAGTTGATACTGCCCTCAAATCGGAGGGCCGCAATTACTGACCACAATGCTTTTGTGCCAGAACCTGGCTTCCACCCCCGCTGCCCCAACCACCCTCTGTATTCTAACTTTCACAAATATGTGGTGAAAACAGATGAGTGAGGTGGCGTGCTGTTACACAACAAGGGGATAGTCTCAAATCATTTATGAACAAAGCACATGATGATCGCCGCTGGTCTATCCCAAATGTCTTATAGGGACAATTACAATACGAAAAGGTCATTCAAATGTCAACCAAAAAGTCATTGCATCATACCCGTTCGATTTGAGTCGTACCATGTTGACTCAAATCATAATCCCATGAAGTCAGACCAAATCTAATTTGTCCACTTTCAAATTGAACCGTCCTTCGTTTGGCAGCCCGCACCTCAAAAAAACGCATCAAATCATTTATTGTAGAATACATAGCTAATGGATGATCAAATTAATCGACACCTATTTTAATAATCAAGccattgttttatttaaaatgatgttTGGTATCTAAAATGTTTGATTTCAGATGGTGAAAATAGCTCCGTTAAACACATTTTCAGCAAGCATATGGAGCTCAGCTGATGATTTTGAAATATTCTGCTTTATTTGGACCAGACAATCAAATTAAGTGTGATAAAATGTCTCAGACAGCAATTCATGCTTTTCCTAAAATGCTACTCTTCAAAGGAAACTGCTGAAACTCTGCCCTAGGTCCTTCTTGTGATACTGTATCTTTACTCTTGTTTCAATTATTAAATACTTGAAGAAGAATCTTACAATTGGAGAGGCAGGGAAACGAAAAGGAGGCTTCGGTTACCCTTCTTGTCAAGCGCACATGACTGCCACATGCCGCTGAAAACAAAAGGACATCATGGCTTCCTCAAGTATGAAATAACTTCACCTGATTTTGATTTTCAGCTATTTTTGATTATCTTTGATGGGCTTACTTCCCTTCAATCTCTTCTTAAGGAGGCTCCTAGCTCTACGCATGACTTGGCCAGCCAAAAACCTTCCACTTCTGGTCTTAACAAAgtcctttgtgtgttttgggtcattATCTTGCTGCATGGTAAAAGCTCCCCTAGTCACTCTGGTGCCACCATGTTTTACAACTCCAGATTAATGAGCACGTCTCAGAAGAAGCCATGCAAGCCAAAGCAAAGACATTTTCAAGTTTTACAACTTGGCTTGCCTTGCAGGCATGGTTGGGATCATGAGCAGATGCTTTCTTTTTGAAACCTTTTGCCTTGCAGTCACTCTGTTAAAGGTGAATTTGTCTCTCTTCAGCACATAAAATattgccacatcattttttttttcccaaacaggTTTTGTGGCAGAAGATTCTATCAAGATATCATTTATATAGGTCGATATCGATAAATATGGAGATGCAATACCCTCTCATTGATCGTCCCATTAAACTTCATTTGTTGTTCATGCAATGTCACAAATGAAGTGTTGATCACATATCAATCGTGATATATATTGATAACGGAATTATCGGCAAATTCTATTTTGAGCAAAATATATAAGTATGTTCAGAGAATCAGAGAAGAATAGCAatgtttaaaatatagtttgagTGAAAGTCGTAACATTTAAGCACATTGGTGCTTTAAAACCATACATGTGCAAATCACAGCATTTCGAAAAGGGCAGTAAAAGCGCCGTCCCAATTGTTCTTCTATGGTGCCCAGAATTGAACAGTTAGCCTTGTATCATTGCGAGGCATTCAAATTTGCTGGAGCgtttcatttgaaaaatgaatACCCGTTCAAAATTTGTTAAAACGGCCCACACAGATTTGCATCAACTAAAGACagattttccttttcctttcaaGCCTTGCTCGCAGGAGAAAAAGCCATTATCGCACTCCAGTGGTTACTGCTGTTGAAAAGAAGGACGCTGTACATCTGTACTCGTACTCGAAAAACACAACAATATTGATACAACTTTAACGTCACATACAGTCAAGTGTACACTTTCCAGACAAGTCGGCTTGGAGGGCCGTCAGCATTGTAGACGTACGTCAAGGTAAACATGGATGAGAACACGAGCCAAGAAGTGAACCTTTTGTCCAAGAAATGTTCATGTTTTATGTTTCTGAACATTCACTTTCATCACGATTGCCAGAAGGAATGGCACAGCCCGTTTGTTATTCAGAACTCTTTTTCTGCACCATAAAAACACAGTTGCTAAGAAACATGTTGTGACTTACCCCAAAATAAATGGCATAAGATCTTTCTGCCATATCGCATATGATATGCAATCCAAATTAATTTGATAGTTTTTTCAAATTCCATAAGAATAGGTTTTCACATTTGCAATAATGATAAATAGGTTTTGACCCGACCTCTCTTGCGCTTAGAAATTGTCAATACGTTTTACTCTCCTCTTTCCACATCTCACTCATCTCCTCAATATATTTTCTGCTCGGAGGGAAACACAAGCTAAACCAAAACAAACTGTGATATAACCCAAATATTGAATCCAAAAACAAGCATTTTTGGATGCGGGTGCATATCAAAACAGAAACACCAATCCTCAAGTACAAGTCATGGTTTTATCAATGGCTGCCAAGTTTAGTTGACTAATCACGCAGacacatttatttatgcatttgtTTATTTGGAGCTGTATTGTTACCTTGAAAATACCTCATCTCCCATTTTTTCTGCAGGCTATGGGCtttccaaaaaaacacaaaaacaaaaaaaacactgcttTTGAATGCTGTGATTAACATCGACCGGCAAGAGCACAATAGTCACCTTGCCGGCCACATGTGATCACTGCTTTTAATACCTGTGACATCTCAGCACCCAAAGTAACACACGACATATTTGCCACaagcattatttattatttgaatgtttggttagttgattag
This region of Syngnathus typhle isolate RoL2023-S1 ecotype Sweden linkage group LG2, RoL_Styp_1.0, whole genome shotgun sequence genomic DNA includes:
- the bmpr2b gene encoding bone morphogenetic protein receptor type-2; protein product: MPLGRTTTMQCLAKFGFCLALLLTPVAAAQGEERECAFIDQQQQSEVERLAGGEGRVSPENTTIRCAKGSHCFGLWEKSPPGEVRLVKQGCWSHLGDHQGCRDDRCVVNNLSPQTQNGTYHFCCCGTDMCNVNFTEDLTTPTPTTAQPIYPRYEETINIALATVFVLAVIVGAAFFGYRMMHGNSKQGLHNLNMMEAAASESSLDLDNLKLLELIGRGRYGTVYCGSLDERPVAVKVFTAANRQNFQNECSIYRLPLLEHDNIARFVGADERTGPEGRTEYLLIMDYYPHGSLSRYLSIQTNDWVNTCRLAHSVTRGLAYMHTQLFKGDMYKPAVSHRDLNSRNILVKADGTCVIIDFGLSMKLTGNRPTRHGEEDNAAISEVGTIRYMAPEVLEGAVNLRDCESALKQVDMYALGLVYWETFMRCTDIFPGESVPEYQMAFQAEVGNHPTFEDMQVLVSREKQRPKFPEAWKENSLAVRSLKETMEDCWDQDAEARLTAQCADERVAELLLIWDRSKSVSPKLNPMSTTLHNERNRVTPKSGPYADHSSTYIEEHEGVAKNAQADTTSSAGVRIGGGTGERNRNSINQERQQQAQARLPSPEGSSTSGACLGLRGSPSESTTTTTIISESEGPTGCNTVPVCLHLTQDDLETTKLDPKEVDKNLKESSDENLMEHSQKQFCSPDPLSPGSSSLLYPLIKMASEASGTAEPSAPIPAAVFPLPKQQNLPKRPSSLSLRSKPAKKDSSSSSLRFKFGRSGKSNLRQVEGSKINGGAVTGPNVDTEAHRGTGINNIPALRDVHANGSINCAINGHNSGLVSSAAIGGNAGFVGSGVPNGNGVLQSDDSRLSLGIITASPDEHEPLLSREQPDPRDASSSVAALRSARPNTNNNNSNTGHDESGGESEGGGDEDMEGGSGAPTGPPTDSAGLASGAPDLPVTVTMREESLLRQPRVRRPERPNSLDLSFTTQDLASLGDSLGLGTGDKIKKRVKTPYSLKKWRPTTWVISTDARGLEVNNNNNSGSGRGQGHSHNRPKSTSAIYLRGGDMVGERSDTLV